One genomic region from SAR92 clade bacterium H455 encodes:
- a CDS encoding HsdR family type I site-specific deoxyribonuclease yields the protein MASDELDKVELPALEQLQSLGWSYVEGAKLSPDESNERSSLKDVVLEKRLTDSLKRINPWINDENLRKVVRELTKTLYPNLVEANQAIWTQINQCISVMQDLGKGNRGQTVHIIDFEHPENNEFLCTNQFKVSGVNQNIIPDILCFVNGLPLAVIECKSPYITNPMEAGIDQLLRYANRRTPENDEGAEKLFHYNSMMVSTHRDKARVGTITSRMEHYLEWKDPYPLTVEQVGAGEASQDVLLAGLFSKTNFLDVLQNFTVFEPVDGRIIKKIPRYQQFRAVHKTIERLKEGQTPKDKSGVIWHTQGSGKSLTMVFLTIKMRRDPELRDYKLVFLTDRTQLDSQLTSTFSKAQGETVHHADSVKSLKELLSSDASDIITAMVQKFQESADEFEFPVLNESEKIIVLADEAHRTQYGALGAAINTALPNAPRIAFTGTPLIKSQKTTSTFGSYIDTYTIEEAVKDGATVQILYEGREAMLRVTGDSLDNLFDEYFADYSDDEKAAIKKKYAVNRAVLEAPQRIRRVSMDILKHYREHIQPNGFKAMIVTSSRNAAVLYKEALDKLEAPQSAVIISGDHNDEKRFWDYTDGSKQKKQIEDFKKPLGTGDGQSDLSILIVKDMLLTGFDAPIAQVMYLDRKLTDHTLLQAIARVNRTNKNKFRGYIVDYFGLSDYLTEALEMFSNEDVAGALVDLKDEIPALKNAHTRVLGHFNGLDLDDLDACILALEDEVKRQSFQTDFQIFAKQMDIILPDPSATPFIRDLRRLGKISIGARNLYRDEQLDIAGAGEKVRELIEEHVYSTGIDPKIPPVDLLAGNYEEVLNQHKSPRAKASEIENAIKHHIKINIEDDPEYYKNLSKRLEDIIRKYGNKWTELVQMLLNFRDNIETDHQQQAVDLGLSPTELAFYNIFVSELGGKDALGGSTESQVKEVVQSLVQMLDEATQIVGFFSKWDEKKRVKRDIKRKVIENFDESLVAPITERFMDLAETKFK from the coding sequence ATGGCATCTGACGAACTCGACAAGGTAGAACTCCCTGCACTGGAACAACTCCAGTCTTTGGGGTGGTCATATGTTGAGGGTGCAAAACTATCTCCTGATGAATCCAATGAACGTAGTTCCTTGAAGGATGTGGTTCTTGAGAAACGACTGACTGACAGTCTTAAACGTATCAATCCTTGGATTAACGATGAGAACCTTCGCAAGGTTGTTCGTGAATTAACCAAGACTCTTTATCCAAACCTCGTTGAAGCAAACCAAGCGATATGGACTCAAATCAATCAGTGCATCTCTGTGATGCAGGACTTGGGTAAAGGGAACAGAGGTCAGACTGTTCATATCATTGATTTTGAGCATCCTGAGAACAACGAGTTCCTTTGCACCAATCAGTTCAAAGTGTCAGGGGTCAATCAGAACATCATTCCCGACATTCTGTGTTTCGTGAATGGACTTCCTCTAGCAGTTATTGAATGCAAATCTCCTTACATCACTAACCCTATGGAAGCAGGGATTGACCAACTTCTTCGTTATGCAAACCGAAGAACACCTGAAAACGATGAAGGTGCAGAGAAACTCTTCCACTACAATTCGATGATGGTCTCTACCCACAGAGACAAGGCAAGAGTCGGCACGATTACCTCTCGCATGGAACATTACCTTGAGTGGAAAGACCCTTATCCGCTGACCGTTGAACAAGTGGGTGCAGGTGAGGCATCTCAGGATGTGTTGTTGGCAGGTTTGTTCTCCAAGACTAATTTCCTCGATGTCCTGCAGAACTTCACTGTGTTTGAACCTGTAGATGGTCGCATTATTAAGAAGATACCAAGATATCAGCAGTTCCGTGCAGTGCATAAGACTATTGAGCGACTCAAAGAGGGTCAAACACCCAAAGATAAGTCAGGTGTTATTTGGCATACCCAAGGGTCAGGTAAGTCCCTTACGATGGTATTCCTGACTATCAAGATGCGTAGAGACCCTGAACTCCGAGACTACAAACTAGTCTTCTTAACCGATAGAACACAACTGGACTCTCAGTTAACCAGTACCTTTAGTAAGGCACAGGGTGAGACGGTTCATCATGCAGATTCTGTTAAATCCTTGAAGGAATTACTGTCCTCTGATGCATCTGACATCATTACAGCAATGGTGCAGAAGTTTCAGGAGAGTGCGGATGAGTTTGAGTTCCCAGTTCTCAATGAGTCCGAGAAGATTATCGTTCTTGCAGATGAAGCACACCGAACTCAATACGGTGCGTTAGGTGCGGCAATCAATACAGCATTACCCAATGCACCTAGAATTGCCTTTACAGGTACGCCACTGATTAAGAGTCAGAAGACCACAAGCACCTTCGGGTCATATATTGACACCTATACCATTGAGGAAGCAGTTAAGGATGGTGCAACGGTTCAAATCCTCTACGAAGGTCGAGAGGCAATGCTTCGTGTCACGGGTGATTCTTTAGATAACCTATTTGATGAATACTTTGCTGATTATAGTGATGACGAGAAAGCGGCAATCAAGAAGAAGTATGCTGTTAACAGAGCAGTCCTTGAGGCACCCCAACGGATACGCAGAGTGTCGATGGATATCCTCAAGCACTACCGAGAGCATATCCAACCCAATGGTTTCAAAGCGATGATTGTTACATCATCTCGTAATGCGGCAGTCCTTTATAAAGAAGCATTAGATAAGTTAGAAGCACCTCAGTCAGCAGTAATTATCTCGGGTGACCACAATGATGAGAAACGCTTCTGGGATTATACTGACGGTTCTAAGCAAAAGAAGCAGATAGAAGACTTTAAGAAACCTCTAGGTACTGGAGATGGTCAGTCAGACCTGTCCATTCTCATTGTTAAGGATATGCTGTTAACTGGTTTTGATGCTCCTATTGCACAGGTGATGTATCTAGATAGAAAACTCACTGACCATACCCTTCTTCAGGCAATTGCGAGAGTAAACCGAACCAATAAGAATAAGTTTCGTGGTTATATTGTCGATTACTTTGGATTGTCTGATTACCTCACAGAAGCACTAGAGATGTTCTCCAATGAGGATGTCGCGGGAGCATTGGTTGACCTGAAAGATGAGATACCTGCACTAAAAAATGCTCACACTAGAGTGCTAGGTCACTTTAATGGTCTGGACTTAGATGACCTTGATGCCTGTATTCTTGCCTTAGAAGATGAAGTTAAACGACAGTCATTCCAAACTGACTTCCAAATCTTTGCTAAGCAAATGGACATCATTCTTCCAGACCCTTCGGCAACTCCTTTCATCAGAGACCTTAGACGATTAGGTAAGATTTCAATAGGTGCAAGAAACCTTTACCGTGATGAACAACTGGATATTGCAGGTGCAGGAGAAAAGGTTCGAGAACTCATTGAAGAACACGTCTACTCAACAGGTATTGACCCTAAGATACCGCCAGTTGACCTGCTTGCAGGAAACTATGAAGAGGTTCTAAACCAACACAAGTCGCCTCGTGCTAAGGCGTCTGAGATTGAGAATGCTATTAAGCATCACATCAAAATCAACATAGAAGATGACCCTGAGTACTATAAGAACTTGTCCAAACGACTCGAAGATATTATCCGTAAGTATGGAAACAAGTGGACAGAATTGGTTCAGATGTTACTTAATTTCCGAGATAACATCGAGACTGACCACCAACAACAAGCAGTTGATTTGGGTCTCTCACCGACTGAACTTGCCTTTTACAATATCTTTGTATCGGAACTTGGTGGCAAAGATGCTTTGGGTGGTAGTACAGAATCACAGGTCAAAGAAGTGGTGCAATCCTTGGTGCAAATGTTAGACGAAGCAACCCAGATTGTTGGTTTCTTCAGTAAGTGGGATGAGAAGAAAAGAGTCAAACGAGACATCAAGCGGAAGGTCATCGAAAACTTTGATGAATCGTTAGTGGCGCCCATAACCGAGCGGTTCATGGATTTAGCAGAAACGAAGTTCAAGTAA